TGAAGGATCGAGAGAAAGCTTTCACCCATCCCTGATTTAGAATGAAGTAAGTGCATTATGGGAGGAAAGAATGGGAAAATTACGAGACAAATTTGCACGCTTTATGGTCGGACGGTATGGGGTGGATCATCTGGGAAGGGTGTTGGTCTATGCATCACTGATCCTGCTGATCTTATCCATGTTCATACGGTATCGGATTGTATACATTCTGGCTATCGCTGCTCTGATCTATGCGTACTTCCGGATATTTTCAAAAAATGTTTCCAGACGTTATGAGGAAGACCGAAAATTTCTGAATTTACAGCATAAGATACTCGGCAGGTTCACGGCATTTAAAAGTCAGGGTCAGGATAAGGACCACCGGTATTTTAAATGTCCGGCCTGTAAACAGAAAGTCCGGGTTCCGAAGGGGAAAGGAAAGATTTCCATCCGCTGTCCGAAATGCCATGCGGAATTCATCAAACGTACATAGTACAGAATGGAAATTAAAAGAAAACGATGTTTGGATATGTCACGATCAATAAAGACGAATTGAAAATCAAAGATGTGAAGAGATACCAGGCGTACTACTGCGGAGTCTGTCAGGACCTGAAGGACCGGCACGGCATGGCGGCGCAGTCTACGCTGACGTATGATATGACATTTCTGTCAGTGCTTCTCGCCGGGCTGTATGAAGGGCCGATGAAAGATGAACAGTGCAGGTGTATCGTGCATCCGGTGAAAAGACACTGGTGTCTTCGCAGCGCCTATACAAGCTATGCAGCGGATATGAATCTGCTGCTTTGCTATTATAATCTGATGGATGACTGGCTGGATGAAAAAAAACTGATTCCATATACGGTAGCAAAACTGGTACGTTCTGAATTCAGGAAAGTCTGCAGCGAATATCCGCGTCAGGCACGGGCAGTCCGCCGCTATATGAAGTGTCTGGGAGAATGCGAACGGAAAAACAGTCAGAATCTGGATCTGGGGGCGGGACTTACCGGAGAGTTATTCGGTGAGATTCTGGTATATGAAGAGGATATATGGTCGCCGATACTGCGCAGGCTCGGGTTCTATCTGGGCAAGTTTATTTACCTCATGGATGCGTACGATGATTTGGAGAGGGATAAGAAGACAGGAAATTATAACCCGTGGTTCAGGCTGAGTGAACGAGAAGACTTCCTCGCAGAGAGTGAACAGATCCTGACCATGATGATGAGCGGATGCGCCAGAGAATTTGAAAAACTTCCGATTGTAGAAAATGTGGACATTTTACGAAATATCCTGTATTCTGGTATTTGGACAAAATATGATATGTTGAAGAAAAAAGCCAAGGAGAATCATTGATGTTAGATCCATATAGCGTGCTGGGAGTTCCGTCGAATGCCAGCATGGATGATATAAAGAAAGCGTACCGAAAATTAAGCCGCATGTATCATCCGGATGCCAATGTAAATAATCCGAACAAGGAACAGGCGGAAGAAAAATTTAAACAGGTACAGGAAGCGTACAATCAGATTCTTAATGAGCGGGAACGAGGCAGCAGCGGTTATGACTCGTGGTACGGCAGGGATACGCAGAAGACATCGTATGGCAGCGATGAGGAGACGCTCAAGATGCAGGCGGCGGCCAATTACATCAACAGCCAGCATTTTCGCGAAGCCATGAATGTACTGAACGGTATCGCGGGACGCAGCGGCGACTGGTATTACCTTCATGCCGTTGCGAACGCCGGGCTCGGAAACAACGTGAGCGCGCTGGAAGATGCAAGGGAAGCCCTGCGCAGGGATCCTGACAACATGAAATATCAGATGCTGGTCAATCAGTTGCAGTCCGGAAGTCAGTGGTATGAGAACATGGGCACCGGTTACGGATATGAGCGCCCTCAGGCGGGAATGGGTAACTGCTGCTGGCAGTGTCTTGCCGTCAATCTGTTCTGCAACTGCTGCTGCGGCCGCCCATGCTGATGGCCGGCGAATGAAAGAGGGATGAGTATATGAGAATTCCTGAAAAATGGACGGGGAAAATTGTGTTTGCCGTGCAGGCAGTCCTGGTTTTGCTCTACGTTCTGTTCACATTCTGGCAGGACATCCGCGAAAAAAGAAAGCGTGCCAGAAGAGTACAGCAGCAGGAAGAGAAAGAGGCTGTACGCTATACGAAGGCAAAATACCGGCAAAAAAGAAAGAATTTAAAAAAAAGAAAATAAAGTGTATAAGAAACGCCGTTGCGGTCATACTATAAATATCTACAGAGGGATGATCACAACGGCGTGACGTTTCTTTGCAGATTACCAGGAATCACATTGGAATCCCCCTCCAATGGTGAGTGACGAAAGACAAAAAGAAATACTTATCCTCCCCTTTAACCCCCGTGGCTGCGGAAACCCGCAGTTTTCGGGGGTTTCTTAATGTTTTTGAGAAAATAAGTACCGAAAAAGTGTTGTCAAAGTGTTGTCAAACTGCTGTCAGATATCTAACAGTTCTTTTCGGCTCACGCGCCTTGTTTCGTGATAATATGCCGTTTCCCAGGTTTTTTTCTGCATTCGCACATTCCTCCTCATATGATTATTGCAAATCATACCATAAATAAATGATATGATGCAATATACAACATGAACAAAAGCATACCATTTGCACAATAAAGATGGGATTTAATTGTGTGATTTGTAGAAATGGTATGAAAAGTGCAAAGTTTGCTTGAAAATAAGTATGAATAGTTATATATTCATGCTATGAAGATATTGAAAACGGGGGAAATATAGAATGAATATAAAATAAAAAGTACTCTTATTCATTCTAAAAAGCATTGTACAAGGAGGTTAAACGATGGGGAAAATGAAACAAAGTCCAATTGTTAAGAAGCTGGGGTTCAACAGAATCATGTTATTTCTGGTTATGGTCTTGATATACGCAGTTTTTTGTGTATTGATTCCTAATTTCTTCGGCCCGTCCCATGTGATGAGTATGCTTAATTATGCGTGCTTTCTGGGGTTTCTGGCATTGGGTGTCACATTCGTAATTGCAACGGGAGGTATTGATTTCAGCATCGGACCCGTGATGTTCTGCTGTGCACTGGTTTCCGGCTATGCGATGAATCAGTATGGCCTGCCGATGGCGGGGGCGTTGGTCATGTGTATTCTCGTAGGAATGCTGTTTGGTGTATTTAACGGTTATATGGTTGCTTATTGGGATGTGCCCCCGTTCATCATTTCTATGGCATCCATGAACATTGCAAAAGGACTTGCATCGGTCTGTACAAAAACAACGACTGTGAGCTGGCCGCAGAGTACGGATCCGGGCGGATGGTTCCGCAGCCTTTTGAAGGTGGGAGATATCCCGGTGGGACTGCTGATCTTTCTGATTGCAGCGGTGATTTGTTCGGTTATCCTGAACAACACAAGACCGGGGCGATACATTCTCGGGCTGGGGAGCAACCGTGAAGCGGTCCGCCTTTCGGGCGTTAATACAAAGAAATGGGAGATGATCGCATTTATTATCTGCGGTACTTTGGCAGGCATTGCAGCTATTTTCTTTGCGGCAGCGTATTCGACGGTTCAGCCGGGATACGGCGACCAGTATAACAACGAAGCAATTGCCGCATGTGTGATGGGCGGCACATCCATGATCGGAGGTCTGGCATCCATCGGAGGCACGGTCATCGGGGCGCTGATCATTGCACTGATTCAGGAAGGCATTCTGGCAATGAAATTTACCAAGGATATTCAGCTGATCATTACGGCGATTATCGTGATTACGGCTGTTTACGTTGATGTTACCGCAAGGCGCAGAAAGAACTGATTGACCGATAACTGTAAAGGAGAAGAGAATGGGCGAAATTATTTTGGAAATGAAACAAATTGACAAATCGTTTCCCGGTGTTCATGCCCTGGATCATGTTGACTTCGACGTGAGACGAGGTGAGGTGCATGCGCTGATGGGAGAAAACGGAGCCGGTAAATCAACACTGATGAAAGTTCTGACAGGAATTTATACGAAAGATTCCGGTTCTATCGTGTATGAAGGAAAAGAGATTGAATTTCGCAGCGCGAGAGAAGCACAGAATGCAGGCGTCATTATCGTGCATCAGGAGCTTAACATGGTGGGTGATCTGACGGTTGCTCAGAATATTTTTCTTGGCCGCGAACCGAGAAAAGGATTCGGCGTCGATGACAGAAAGATGATTAAAGACTCAAGAGAACTTTTTGAACGCTTGAAAATCGACATTGATCCGGCGGCGAAAATGAGTGATCTTACCGTGGGAAAACAGCAGATGTGTGAAATTGCAAAGGCGATTTCCCATAAAGCGAAGGTGATTATTTTTGATGAACCGTCTGCGGCGCTCACGGAAAAAGAGATTGAAGATTTGTTTGCTATTATTCGTGATCTGCGTAAGGACCAGCTCGGCATCGTCTATATCTCCCATCGCATGGATGAGATTAAGGTCATTACGGACAGAGTGACGGTGATGCGTGACGGTACATATGTCGGAACACTGATTACGAAGGAGAGTACGAAGGATGACATCATCAACATGATGGTGGGGCGCATCATCTATGAAGACCCGAAACAGCAGAGTGCCTGCCCGGCGGATGCACCGGTGGTCCTGAAAGTTGAGAATCTGAATGCCGGGAAGATGGTAAAAAATGTGAATTTTGAGCTGCATCAAGGTGAAATACTGGGATTTTCCGGGCTGATGGGTGCGGGCCGCACGGAGATGGCGCGGGCATTGTTCGGTGCAGATCCGAAACAGAGCGGCAGCATTTATATAGGCGGTGAAAAAGTGGAGATTAAATCTCCGCAGGATGCCGTCAGACATGGAATCGGTTATCTTTCGGAAGACAGAAAGCGCTACGGCGTCGTCGTAGGAAGATCTGTTGCGGAAAATACAACGATGGCATGTCTTGAAAACTACCTGAATGGTTTTTTGATTAATAAAAAAGCGGAAAACAGAGCTTCCGATGATTATATTGAGAGACTGGCGACGAAAACGCCGAATTCAGAGGAACTGGTCGTGAATCTCTCCGGAGGCAATCAGCAGAAAGTCGTTATCGCGAAATGGCTGGCCCGTGACTGCGATATTCTTATTTTCGACGAGCCGACGAGGGGGATTGACGTAGGAGCAAAAAATGAGATCTATAAACTGATGAATCAGCTGGCTGCGGAAGGGAAATCCATTATCATGATTTCCTCGGAAATGACGGAGATTCTCCGTATGAGTGACCGGATTGTCGTGATGTGTGAGGGTGAGATCAAGGGAGAGATTGATATTTCTGAAGCTACCCAGGAGAATATCATGGACAAAGCGACGAGAAATATTTCTTAGGAGGGGCGTTATGAACAAAAAAAGCAGATTTCAAAAACTGGCGGCGAGCCAGGAATTTATCGTATTTATCATACTGATTTTGCTGTATGTGGGATTCAGTGCCCTGAATCCGCAGTTTGCACGGTATACAACGCTGGTTACCATGTCTGACTATGCGAGTTTCTATATGCTGATGGCATTCGGTGTGGGCCTTACGCTGATCACAGGCGGTGTTGATCTTTCCATCGGTACCGGATTGGTTGCATACGCGGCGATCGGCGGCGCTGTCATTAAGTTTCTTGAGGCGCCGGTGATCGAGGGGATGCTGGTAACGCTTCTTGCGGCGGGAATTTTCGGTCTTGCCAATGGCATTATGGTGGGTGTTATGAATCTGCCGCCGTTTCTGGTAACGCTGTGTACCAGCATGATTGCCCGCGGGGCAGGATCTCTTGTTGCAAACAACTATGCGATTCCGTGGCCGATGATTTCTCAGCCGGGCGGATGGTTTCATAATATGTTCAAAATCAAAACAGAAGCCGGTACACTGATTCCGATCGGGTTTATCTGGATTTTGATTCTGGTGCTTGTTCTGCGCTACGTGCTGAACAGTACAAAATTCGGACGTTATGTGATTGCCATCGGATCCAACCGGGAAGCAACGCTGCTGTCCGGTGTCAATGTCAGGCTCTACCATGTATTGGTCTATACAGTCTGCGGATTATTCACCGGTGTTGCTGCTCTGGCGTACGCGGCTGCCACGCCTACCATTCAGCCGGGACAGGGAGCCGGTATGGAGATGGATGCCATCGGCGGCGCGATTGTCGGCGGCGTATCGGCGGCAGGCGGATACGGGACGATTCCCGGTATATTCGTCGGCACCTGCGTTATTCTGGTGCTGAAGGTAGGTCTGCCATTTGTCGGTCTGAATGCAAACTGGCAGCAGATCATTACGGGGCTTGTATTGCTGGCGGCGGTATTGATCGATATCGTGAAACAGAGAAGAGCAGCAAAGGCATATTAGTTTTCATGGTATTCGTTCACGTAAAAATAGAATCTTTTGCACAAAATAGAATCATTTTCGGCGTATAAAATACAAAAAGCGCATGAAAGTAAAAAATGTACTTGAAAAATAGAATGAATTGGTGTATATTCATACTATAACCAAACAAATGGAGAAATACATAAGAATGAATAATGTATTTCTCGGATGAATTCATCCGGATATCAAATTTTGATTACCGAATGAATCGAACAGAAAGGAGCATAAAAATGATTTTGACAAAGAAAACGGTACGGGTAAAAAACGCAGTGGTAGGTGGTAGTGACTACACAAGATTTATAGCAATCGCACCGTCAAGTGCTGAAGACATGAGATGTCAGATGAAAGAGGCGGCGGCGTTGGGAGAAGCCGGTATTGAGATTCAAGTCGGAAATCTTGCAAACATCAGTGACGCGCTTGTTGTTTTGAAAGAATGTAAAGATGACATGGCAGGGCAGGCGGTGATCCTTAACCTGGATACAACAGGCTGCGACGCGGCAGCATCGGATGATGAGAAGTTGAAAGCGGCAGAAGAAGCCGCAAAGGCAGGTATCGTTGATATCATCGGTGCGGAGGCATTCGCATCTGAGACATATGTTGCGGCAATGAAGAAGATTACGGTTGAAAGCGGCGTGAAATTGATGCTTTCTTATATCAATTTTGACGGAATTGCGTCGGAAGATGAGATCATACATACGGCAAAAGCAGCAGAGACGAAAGGTGCAGACATGGTTTACCTTGCGTATATGACGAAAAATGACCCCGATGTGATCGTGCTGGGCTATGCGGCAAAGAAAATCGCGGCGGACAATCTTATCAGCGTGCCGGCTTGTATATTTCCGATGGGAGAAGTCGGATTCCAGACACGTATCTTGTCGGAGCGATGCGGAAATAACTTCGGTTTCTATCATCTCGCCGAACCGGAAAGCGGCCTGTTCGAAAGCTATGCACAGTATCAGGCGATGCATGAGATTTACGGCGGCTGCGAGAAAATACAGAGCAAAGTTCAGTTCAACATGGGTGAGAAACACGTCATGGGAGGCAAACGTTTCATCCGTTGTTTCATGCTGAAAGAGAGGACGAAGAACGATATTCTGGAAGCGGCAAGAAATGTGGCGCGTTACAACCCGGAGATGGTCGAATGGCGCGTGGATTACTGTCTGCCGATGGACAGCAGCAAATTTACAGAAGACTACTGGAAAAATACTCTGAAAGAGATCAAAGAAATCCTGCCGGATGTTCCGATGCTCATGACATTCCGTGTCAAGAAAGAGGGTGGAAAAACATGGTATCCGGATGCGCTTCGTTTAAAAATGGCCTGCGCACTGGTAGGTACAGGATTGGTTGAATACTGTGACTGTGAGATCGACAATGACATCGATTATATCAACACACTCAAAGATGCCTGCGTGAAATCAGATACAAAATTTGTTGTATCGCAGCATAAATGGACAGAGACGCCGGGCAATGAGGAGATTGCGGCAACTTTCAGAGAATGTGTGGAAAAAGGCGCAGATCTTCCGAAATTCTATTTGATGGCGACGAATTACGACGATGCAGTCCGGACATCTGTCGTGACGAAAAAGCTCAGAGAAGAGGAACTGGATATGCCGATCATTATCTGTGCGATGGGAGATACCGGATTGATCACCAGGACGCTTGGCGGCTGCATGGGCGCTGACTTTGAGTTCATTGATGTTACCGGCATCAAGGGCGGAGAGGAAGAAGACGTCCGCTACGTTGATCAGCTGGCAGAAATTTTTGAATATTAAGGAGGATATGATATGAAAGCAGCAATATTTGAGGGCGAAGGTGTCCTTACCGTGAAGGATATTCCGGCGCCGAAGATCGTAAAGCCGGACGATGTGATTATTAAAGTGGAGGCGGCCAGCATCTGCGGCAGCGATATCCATGGACTGGCAGTGCCTCCGGGACAGTATATGAAGCCCGGCATCATTTACGGACATGAGTTCAGCGGCGTGGTCGCCGAAGTCGGTGATGAGGTAACAGGGTTTGCGGTTGGCGACAGAGTGGCTGTCAACCCGCGTGTCCGCTGCGGGAGCTGCTATGAGTGCACCCATGGAAGAGGTGATCTCTGTTCCAACTCAGACCATTACGGACAGCTCGCGGACGGCGGATTTGCAGAATATGCGCGGACAAGCGCCAAGCAGCTCTATCATGTGGCAGACGGCGTCAGCCCGGATCTTGCGGCACAGACAGAACCGCTGGCATGTGTTGTCAGTTCGCTCAGAAAAGTAAATCCGATACCGATGGATTATGTGATTCTCTACGGTGCGGGTCCCATTGGCCTGACATTCCTGCGCACACTGAAAGCATTCGGCGTAAAAAATCTCATCATGACGGCAAAAGGTGAAGATCGTGTGGCTGAGGCAAAAGCATGCGGCGCCGATATCGTTGTGGATGTAGAAAAAGAAAATATTGAGGATGTTGTAAAGGCAAACTGGCCGTTCAAGGCAGACGTGATTATCGATGCGGTGGGGAGAGGCGCTGTTCTTCCGGAGGCAATGAAACTGATCAACCCGCAGGGACGTATCCTTCTCTTTGGACTGGACAACAACGCCCGTTCTGAAATCGCACCGGGCGCAGTCGTACTGGATGAGATCATGATCGTCGGTGCACTGGGCAAGGATTTCCCGGGAGCTCTGGAACTGCTTCAAAATGAAGAACTCGGGCTTGAGAAATTTATCACCCACAGGTTTACACTGGAAGACATTCATAAAGGAATCGAGCTGATGAGGAACAAGAAGGCGTGCCGTGTATTGATCTATCCTAACGGGCTGCCCGGGAATGACTGATCGGAGAGGAAGATGACCATGAAAGAAGGAATGATGAAAGGGATTGCTTTTATCGGCACCGGCAAATATGCGCATGTGGAAAGACCGATTCCGAAAATTGAAAAGAATCACGATGTGCTGATCAGGATACTTGCCACAAGCATCTGCGGTACAGACGTACATATTCTGGCAACACCGCCGCTGTATCCGGCGACGCTGGGAACTATTATCGGTCACGAGATGGTGGGCGAGGTCGTGGAATGCGGCAGTGAAGTGACAGAATTTGGGGCTGGCGACCGCGTGATCATGGACAACAATATCGCCTGTGGGACGTGTGAGATCTGCAGGCTCGGAGACTACAATGTCTGTCCGAATATGAAGTCTATCGGTATGGAGATTGACGGAACGTTCGCACAGTACTGTGTGGCGCCGGACAGTAACCTGGCAAAGATCAGCAAAGATGTGCCCATTGAGCGGGCAATCTTTGCAGAGCCGCTGAATGTGGCATTCGGCGGATTGAAGAAAGTAAGGATGATGCCGGGGGACAATGTGGTGATCGTCGGCGGCGGTCCGATCGGAATGTATTTTGTAAAGCTATGCAAGCAGATGGGAGCCGGTAAGGTTCTTGTGACCGGAAGATCCCCGTCCCGCAGAAAGTATCTGGAAATGAGCGGTGCACACCGCATCATCAATACACGGGAAGAAGACCTGCTGACAGCGGTGCATGAGGAGATGCCGCTCGGTGCAGACCTGGTGATTGAGTGTGTCGGCACCATGATCGGTCCGTGTGTTGATTGCTGCAGGCCGGGAGGAACGGTGCTCGTGGAAGGATTGAGCGAGAATGAGTATCAGAGCATCAGCCAGCACATCATCGCGCGTAAGGGAGTGAATGTGATCGGCAGCTTCATCGGAAATAACGTTCTTCAGGCGGTTGCCAACGGACTGAACAGCGGAATGCTGGATTTCGAATATATGATTACCCATAAACTGACATTTGATCAGTTTGACGAGGGACTGGAAGCGATGCGAAACGGAACGGCGCTGGAAGTCATACTGTATCCATGGGGACTCCCCGGGGAATCGTAACGGACAGCAGGAAAGGAGAAGATATGGAATTAGCAATTGGAGTAGTGGGACTCGGCGCGATCGGCAGAGATCATGTCAAACGTTTTCATGAACGGATCACCGGCTGTAAAGTGGTTGCTGTTTCCGAAGTAAATCAGGAAGTCGGACGCAGGGTTGCCGAGCAGTACGGCGCAAAATTTTATGCGGACGGCGAAGAACTGATCAACAGCCCCGAAGTTCAGGCGGTGGTGGTCACTACATGGGATCCGGCTCATGCGCAGTATGTACTGGCAAGTATCAAGGCCGGCAAATATGTGTTCTGCGAGAAGCCGCTGGCAACGGAGGCTGCAGAGTGTGAGAAGATTCTTGCGGCGGAGCAGGCATTCGGCAGAAAAATCGTTCAGGTCGGGTTTATGCGCCGCTATGATCCGGGCTATACGGAACTGAAGAAAACGATCGAGGAAGGAAAAATCGGTCAGCCCCTGATCGTCCATGCGTGTCACAGAAATATGACCCATGCGGCGACGATGACATCGGAGATGTCCATCAAAAACTCCGGCGTTCATGAAATCGATGTTCTGCGCTGGCTTCTGGATGACGAGTATGTATCAGGGCAGGTCGTTCTTCCGCGGCAGAGCCGCATTTCGGCCAAAGAGGGACTGCAGGATCCGCAGATCATGATGCTGAGAACGAAGCAAGGGATCTGTATTGACGTGGAGATCAGTCAGAGTTCCGGATACGGATATGATATTCAGTGTGAAGTTGTGGGTGATCTGGGGACGGCAAAGCTGCCGGATCCGCCAGGAGTGATCACGAAGACGGATTGCAGCCGCGTGACAGGCATCATGCCGGGATGGGAAACACGGTTTGTTGAGGCATACAACATTGAGATGCAGGACTGGGTTGACCGCGTGAAAAATGCGCAGCCGCTCGTCGGCGCCTCCGCATGGGACGGCTATGTGGCCTGTGTGACATCCAATATATTGGGACAGTGCCGCGAGGAAGGCGGAACATCAAAGGAAATCGTCCTTCCGGAAAAACCGGAATTTTATAACTAAGAGGAGACGCTATGCATTACAATGGACCGATCGTACGGCCGCAGACAGATGCAGACAGTATTTTTATTGAAGTGACCGTAGGCTGTACTCACAATCAATGCAGTTTTTGTAATTTTTATGAAGGATATCCCTTTTCTGTCGCATCAATGCAGCAGATTGAAGAGGATTTGATCGAGGCGAGCCGAAGATACCCCGCGGCGAAAAAAATCTGGGCCAACGGAGGCAATCCATATGCGCTCGGCACAGAAAGACTGGCCACAATCGGCAGGCTGATCAAAACATATTTTCCGGAAAGCCGCATATCTGCTTACGCCAGAGTCACGGATCTTACACGAAAGAGTGTGGAAGAGATGAGACTGCTGAGAACGTGTGGATTCGAGGATTTGGTTGTAGGCTTTGAGACGGGCGATGATGAGGCGCTTGCATACGTAAATAAAGGATACACATCAGCGGATGTCCTGTCAGGCTGTAAAAAATTAGAGGAAGCGGGGATTGATTATCGGCTGATTTTTCTGGGCGGTCTGGCGGGCAGAGGAAAATGTGAAGAATCTGCAAAAAAGACGGCACATCTGCTGAATCAGCTGAATCCGTATCTGATGTATTTGAATTCCGTATCGATACTGCGGGGGACAAAATTGTACGAAGACCGTGAAAGCGGCATTTTCCAGGAAGCGGGAGAGCGGGAGCTCGTATTGGAATTCATCACGATGCTGGAACGCCTGGAACATGAGATCGCAATTTTTGCGGCACCGAACACAACGCCCTTTTCCTTTTTTGTGGATTTGCAGCCGCAAAAGCAAGAGCTTCTCGACTTTATGCGAAAGTATATAGATGAACTTGATGAGAAGCAGGAAGAACAGATTGCAAAGCAAAGGAGCAGCGGCAGAAGCGTTTAGAAACCATTTAAAGTCGTAAGACACTGAGGAACAGGTAAGAGAGAGGAAAAATCTTATGAGAAAAAAAGTATTGGCACTGGGACTTATCTTCGCTATGACATTGTCGCTTTTCGGATGCGGGGGAAAAGAAGAAGGAGCAGCTTCGACAGACATAGCCGCGGCAGAAAAAACAGATGAAACAGAAAAAGAAACAACAAAAGAAGGCAGGGATGAGACGGCAGGGTCCGAAGTGACCACGGTAGGTGACTCCGAGGCCTGGGTAATGAACATGGACGATATGCTGGCGGGTTCCCCGTTTGAAGGATTGACAGCAAATGAAGCATACAGTTATCAGCTGATTGTAAAGTCTTTTTCAGCGAGCTTTTTCACGGCGGTTGCAGAAGGAGCCGAAGCGGCGGCCGAAGAGCTGGGTGTTGAACTGA
The Ruminococcus gauvreauii genome window above contains:
- a CDS encoding ABC transporter permease encodes the protein MGKMKQSPIVKKLGFNRIMLFLVMVLIYAVFCVLIPNFFGPSHVMSMLNYACFLGFLALGVTFVIATGGIDFSIGPVMFCCALVSGYAMNQYGLPMAGALVMCILVGMLFGVFNGYMVAYWDVPPFIISMASMNIAKGLASVCTKTTTVSWPQSTDPGGWFRSLLKVGDIPVGLLIFLIAAVICSVILNNTRPGRYILGLGSNREAVRLSGVNTKKWEMIAFIICGTLAGIAAIFFAAAYSTVQPGYGDQYNNEAIAACVMGGTSMIGGLASIGGTVIGALIIALIQEGILAMKFTKDIQLIITAIIVITAVYVDVTARRRKN
- a CDS encoding DUF5685 family protein; protein product: MFGYVTINKDELKIKDVKRYQAYYCGVCQDLKDRHGMAAQSTLTYDMTFLSVLLAGLYEGPMKDEQCRCIVHPVKRHWCLRSAYTSYAADMNLLLCYYNLMDDWLDEKKLIPYTVAKLVRSEFRKVCSEYPRQARAVRRYMKCLGECERKNSQNLDLGAGLTGELFGEILVYEEDIWSPILRRLGFYLGKFIYLMDAYDDLERDKKTGNYNPWFRLSEREDFLAESEQILTMMMSGCAREFEKLPIVENVDILRNILYSGIWTKYDMLKKKAKENH
- a CDS encoding ABC transporter permease, producing the protein MNKKSRFQKLAASQEFIVFIILILLYVGFSALNPQFARYTTLVTMSDYASFYMLMAFGVGLTLITGGVDLSIGTGLVAYAAIGGAVIKFLEAPVIEGMLVTLLAAGIFGLANGIMVGVMNLPPFLVTLCTSMIARGAGSLVANNYAIPWPMISQPGGWFHNMFKIKTEAGTLIPIGFIWILILVLVLRYVLNSTKFGRYVIAIGSNREATLLSGVNVRLYHVLVYTVCGLFTGVAALAYAAATPTIQPGQGAGMEMDAIGGAIVGGVSAAGGYGTIPGIFVGTCVILVLKVGLPFVGLNANWQQIITGLVLLAAVLIDIVKQRRAAKAY
- a CDS encoding zinc-dependent alcohol dehydrogenase, which codes for MKEGMMKGIAFIGTGKYAHVERPIPKIEKNHDVLIRILATSICGTDVHILATPPLYPATLGTIIGHEMVGEVVECGSEVTEFGAGDRVIMDNNIACGTCEICRLGDYNVCPNMKSIGMEIDGTFAQYCVAPDSNLAKISKDVPIERAIFAEPLNVAFGGLKKVRMMPGDNVVIVGGGPIGMYFVKLCKQMGAGKVLVTGRSPSRRKYLEMSGAHRIINTREEDLLTAVHEEMPLGADLVIECVGTMIGPCVDCCRPGGTVLVEGLSENEYQSISQHIIARKGVNVIGSFIGNNVLQAVANGLNSGMLDFEYMITHKLTFDQFDEGLEAMRNGTALEVILYPWGLPGES
- a CDS encoding type I 3-dehydroquinate dehydratase, which encodes MILTKKTVRVKNAVVGGSDYTRFIAIAPSSAEDMRCQMKEAAALGEAGIEIQVGNLANISDALVVLKECKDDMAGQAVILNLDTTGCDAAASDDEKLKAAEEAAKAGIVDIIGAEAFASETYVAAMKKITVESGVKLMLSYINFDGIASEDEIIHTAKAAETKGADMVYLAYMTKNDPDVIVLGYAAKKIAADNLISVPACIFPMGEVGFQTRILSERCGNNFGFYHLAEPESGLFESYAQYQAMHEIYGGCEKIQSKVQFNMGEKHVMGGKRFIRCFMLKERTKNDILEAARNVARYNPEMVEWRVDYCLPMDSSKFTEDYWKNTLKEIKEILPDVPMLMTFRVKKEGGKTWYPDALRLKMACALVGTGLVEYCDCEIDNDIDYINTLKDACVKSDTKFVVSQHKWTETPGNEEIAATFRECVEKGADLPKFYLMATNYDDAVRTSVVTKKLREEELDMPIIICAMGDTGLITRTLGGCMGADFEFIDVTGIKGGEEEDVRYVDQLAEIFEY
- a CDS encoding sugar ABC transporter ATP-binding protein, with product MGEIILEMKQIDKSFPGVHALDHVDFDVRRGEVHALMGENGAGKSTLMKVLTGIYTKDSGSIVYEGKEIEFRSAREAQNAGVIIVHQELNMVGDLTVAQNIFLGREPRKGFGVDDRKMIKDSRELFERLKIDIDPAAKMSDLTVGKQQMCEIAKAISHKAKVIIFDEPSAALTEKEIEDLFAIIRDLRKDQLGIVYISHRMDEIKVITDRVTVMRDGTYVGTLITKESTKDDIINMMVGRIIYEDPKQQSACPADAPVVLKVENLNAGKMVKNVNFELHQGEILGFSGLMGAGRTEMARALFGADPKQSGSIYIGGEKVEIKSPQDAVRHGIGYLSEDRKRYGVVVGRSVAENTTMACLENYLNGFLINKKAENRASDDYIERLATKTPNSEELVVNLSGGNQQKVVIAKWLARDCDILIFDEPTRGIDVGAKNEIYKLMNQLAAEGKSIIMISSEMTEILRMSDRIVVMCEGEIKGEIDISEATQENIMDKATRNIS
- a CDS encoding J domain-containing protein, which produces MLDPYSVLGVPSNASMDDIKKAYRKLSRMYHPDANVNNPNKEQAEEKFKQVQEAYNQILNERERGSSGYDSWYGRDTQKTSYGSDEETLKMQAAANYINSQHFREAMNVLNGIAGRSGDWYYLHAVANAGLGNNVSALEDAREALRRDPDNMKYQMLVNQLQSGSQWYENMGTGYGYERPQAGMGNCCWQCLAVNLFCNCCCGRPC
- a CDS encoding zinc-dependent alcohol dehydrogenase, which encodes MKAAIFEGEGVLTVKDIPAPKIVKPDDVIIKVEAASICGSDIHGLAVPPGQYMKPGIIYGHEFSGVVAEVGDEVTGFAVGDRVAVNPRVRCGSCYECTHGRGDLCSNSDHYGQLADGGFAEYARTSAKQLYHVADGVSPDLAAQTEPLACVVSSLRKVNPIPMDYVILYGAGPIGLTFLRTLKAFGVKNLIMTAKGEDRVAEAKACGADIVVDVEKENIEDVVKANWPFKADVIIDAVGRGAVLPEAMKLINPQGRILLFGLDNNARSEIAPGAVVLDEIMIVGALGKDFPGALELLQNEELGLEKFITHRFTLEDIHKGIELMRNKKACRVLIYPNGLPGND